A genomic region of Devosia ginsengisoli contains the following coding sequences:
- a CDS encoding ATP-binding protein translates to MDEPQDSLPVSRLAIALARITAQAGLLAGIFGVFAVLVLFGELGPVAALVGFLVILAGFAILPGNTITVTRTAELPRPVLDDDDDAVFAFADALADPCLVLDRRSVVVHANAAAHRQFPAVSNGNPITFSLRNPELVQAIDTVMRSGTVRSIELHETVPSETWDKVVVSPLRQPGRDWLTDEDRQLVVTVQSLTELKRVEALRSDFIANASHELRTPLASLLGFIDTLLGPAAKDAAAREKFLGIMRGQAERMSKLIDDLLSLSRIEMHQHVRPTGSIDLAGLLREVREGLMTQAKTADVEIRLTLFEGPSSTTGDRSQLYEVFENLLDNAIKYGAGGKFVEVSLAPAERAGFQHQVTVIDHGPGVEPEHVPRLTERFYRIDADASRKKKGTGLGLAIVKHIVNRHRGQMTIKSKPGEGMRVDVFLP, encoded by the coding sequence ATGGACGAGCCGCAAGACAGCCTGCCCGTTTCCCGCCTGGCGATAGCGCTGGCGCGCATCACTGCGCAGGCCGGTCTGCTGGCGGGCATATTCGGCGTATTCGCCGTGCTGGTGCTGTTTGGCGAGCTGGGACCGGTCGCGGCGCTGGTCGGTTTTCTCGTCATCCTGGCCGGCTTTGCCATCCTGCCGGGCAATACGATTACCGTGACGCGGACGGCGGAGCTGCCGCGGCCTGTTCTTGATGATGACGACGACGCGGTCTTCGCCTTTGCCGACGCGCTGGCCGATCCCTGCCTGGTGCTGGACCGGCGCAGCGTGGTAGTCCATGCCAATGCGGCGGCGCATCGGCAGTTTCCCGCCGTGAGCAATGGCAACCCCATTACCTTTTCGCTGCGCAATCCCGAACTGGTGCAGGCCATCGACACGGTCATGCGCAGCGGCACGGTGCGTAGCATCGAACTGCATGAAACCGTGCCGTCGGAAACCTGGGACAAGGTGGTGGTGTCGCCCCTGCGTCAGCCCGGCCGGGACTGGCTGACCGATGAGGACCGCCAATTGGTGGTCACGGTGCAGAGCCTCACCGAACTCAAGCGTGTCGAGGCGCTGCGCAGCGATTTCATCGCCAATGCCAGCCACGAATTGCGCACGCCGCTGGCGTCGCTGCTGGGCTTTATCGACACGCTGCTCGGCCCGGCGGCCAAGGATGCGGCAGCGCGCGAAAAATTCCTCGGCATCATGCGCGGCCAGGCCGAGCGCATGAGCAAGCTGATCGATGATCTGCTGAGCCTGTCGCGCATCGAGATGCACCAGCATGTGCGGCCCACCGGCAGCATCGACCTGGCGGGCCTGCTGCGCGAAGTGCGCGAGGGGCTGATGACGCAGGCCAAGACGGCCGATGTGGAAATCCGCCTGACGCTGTTCGAGGGACCGAGCAGCACGACCGGCGATCGCAGCCAGCTCTATGAAGTGTTCGAGAACCTGCTCGACAATGCCATCAAATATGGCGCCGGTGGCAAATTCGTCGAAGTGAGCCTGGCGCCGGCCGAACGTGCGGGGTTTCAGCATCAGGTGACTGTCATCGACCATGGGCCGGGCGTCGAGCCCGAACATGTGCCGCGCCTCACCGAACGGTTCTATCGCATCGACGCCGATGCCAGCCGCAAGAAGAAGGGCACGGGCCTGGGCCTGGCCATCGTCAAGCACATCGTCAACCGCCATCGCGGGCAGATGACCATCAAGAGCAAGCCGGGTGAGGGCATGCGGGTGGATGTGTTTTTGCCTTAA
- a CDS encoding N-formylglutamate amidohydrolase, protein MDVSGEKAVLVSNARGASPFVIVCDHASNRIPTRYGDLGLTATERLSHIAWDPGALAVSQRLADQLDAPLVQSTVSRIIIDCNRELDAPDLIWTLSESTRIKANENLDAAERQYRIDHFHRPYHAAIETLLEARRHAGQETILVCMHSFTPVYLGVARPWPIGLIHGVDTGFTRALFDALKDEDPDLNLGWNEPYAALNGVTLTLEKHGDGRGLPATMIEIRNDEILDPAGVALWADRLGRRLTAARQALKAKHG, encoded by the coding sequence GTGGACGTCAGCGGTGAAAAAGCGGTGTTGGTCTCCAATGCGCGCGGGGCGTCGCCCTTCGTCATCGTCTGCGATCATGCCAGCAACCGCATTCCCACCCGCTATGGCGATCTGGGCCTCACCGCCACCGAGCGACTGAGCCACATCGCCTGGGACCCCGGCGCGCTGGCCGTCAGCCAGCGCCTGGCCGACCAGCTCGATGCACCGCTGGTGCAATCCACCGTTTCGCGCATCATCATCGACTGCAATCGCGAACTCGACGCGCCCGACCTGATCTGGACCCTGTCGGAAAGCACCCGCATCAAGGCCAATGAAAATCTCGACGCGGCAGAGCGGCAATACCGGATCGACCATTTCCACCGGCCCTATCATGCCGCCATCGAGACGTTGCTCGAGGCGCGCCGCCATGCTGGGCAGGAAACCATCCTCGTCTGCATGCACTCCTTCACACCGGTCTATCTCGGCGTCGCCCGCCCCTGGCCCATCGGGCTGATCCATGGCGTGGATACCGGCTTTACCAGGGCGCTGTTCGACGCCCTCAAGGACGAAGACCCCGATCTCAACCTGGGCTGGAACGAGCCCTATGCCGCCCTTAACGGGGTGACGTTGACGCTGGAAAAGCATGGCGACGGGCGCGGGCTTCCCGCCACGATGATCGAAATCCGCAATGACGAAATTCTCGACCCTGCCGGGGTGGCCCTGTGGGCCGATCGGCTGGGGCGGCGCCTCACGGCCGCGCGACAGGCTTTGAAGGCCAAACACGGATAG
- a CDS encoding aspartate aminotransferase family protein, producing MSALYGTYARSELAFERGEGMRLYDQHGRDYLDFHSGIAVNALGHGDPHIVSALKNAADKVWHTSNVFTIPEQEKLGQRLVDATFADSVFFTNSGAEALECAIKTARHYFWAKGEVDRYEIIAFTGSFHGRTMGTIAAGGNPSYLEGFGPPMGGFKHTKPGDLDAVKALITPQTCAILIETVQGEGGVTAMTPEFMQGLRALCDEHGMLLVLDEVQCGYGRTGRFFAFEWTGITPDIVAVAKAIGGGFPLGACLARGDVAASMVPGTHGSTYGGNPLATTVGNAVLDRILAPGFLDHVNQMGQKLAWHLQQLAQKYPDYVLELRGKGLLAGIKITPPVRDFVARLRDDQRLLAIGAGDNVLRLIPPLIVTEADIEEAMGKLAAAFDAIEAETASVPAVG from the coding sequence ATGTCTGCGCTCTACGGCACCTATGCCCGGTCCGAACTCGCTTTCGAGCGGGGCGAGGGTATGCGCCTGTACGACCAGCATGGCCGAGACTATCTCGATTTCCATTCCGGCATCGCGGTCAACGCGCTGGGCCATGGCGACCCCCATATCGTATCCGCGCTGAAAAATGCGGCCGACAAGGTGTGGCACACCTCCAATGTGTTCACCATTCCCGAGCAGGAAAAGCTCGGCCAGCGGCTGGTCGACGCCACTTTCGCGGATTCGGTGTTCTTCACCAATTCGGGCGCCGAGGCGCTGGAATGCGCCATCAAGACGGCGCGGCACTATTTCTGGGCCAAGGGCGAGGTCGATCGCTACGAGATCATCGCCTTTACCGGCTCCTTCCATGGCCGCACCATGGGCACGATCGCCGCCGGCGGCAATCCGAGCTATCTCGAAGGCTTCGGCCCGCCGATGGGCGGCTTCAAACATACCAAGCCGGGCGACCTCGACGCGGTCAAGGCGCTGATCACGCCGCAGACCTGCGCCATTCTTATAGAGACGGTGCAGGGCGAGGGCGGGGTTACCGCCATGACGCCTGAATTCATGCAGGGCCTGCGCGCGCTGTGCGACGAGCATGGCATGCTGCTGGTGCTCGACGAAGTGCAGTGCGGCTATGGCCGGACGGGGCGTTTCTTTGCCTTTGAATGGACCGGCATTACCCCCGATATCGTGGCAGTGGCCAAGGCTATTGGCGGCGGCTTCCCGCTCGGCGCGTGCCTCGCCAGGGGCGATGTCGCGGCCTCCATGGTGCCGGGCACGCATGGCTCGACCTATGGCGGCAATCCGCTGGCCACGACGGTGGGCAATGCCGTGCTCGACCGTATTCTCGCGCCAGGCTTCCTCGACCATGTCAACCAGATGGGCCAGAAGCTGGCCTGGCATCTGCAGCAACTGGCGCAGAAATATCCTGACTATGTGCTGGAACTGCGCGGCAAGGGCCTGCTGGCCGGCATCAAGATCACCCCACCGGTGCGCGATTTCGTGGCGCGGCTGCGCGACGATCAGCGCCTGCTGGCGATCGGGGCCGGGGACAATGTGCTGCGGCTCATCCCGCCGCTGATCGTCACCGAGGCCGATATCGAGGAAGCCATGGGCAAGCTCGCTGCCGCCTTCGATGCGATCGAGGCGGAGACGGCGTCGGTTCCGGCGGTCGGATAA
- a CDS encoding GcrA family cell cycle regulator: MVSGAQPAGWTDERVETLKKLWMEGLSASQIAGELGEGVTRNAVIGKVHRLKLSARAKPTNSTPRARPASRPAPRRVASPSSGLSGMGGAAKMRSSMPRPQSVGATALAHDPQLEADLYVAPAVAELFIPEDKRLNLLQLNEHTCKWPIGDPLTKDFYFCGQHSLETGPYCEFHSRRAYHQVDKKRR, translated from the coding sequence ATGGTTTCAGGAGCACAACCGGCGGGCTGGACTGACGAGCGCGTCGAGACTTTGAAAAAGCTCTGGATGGAAGGTCTCTCGGCCAGCCAGATTGCAGGCGAACTCGGCGAAGGGGTTACCCGCAATGCCGTGATCGGCAAGGTGCATCGCCTCAAGCTTTCGGCGCGGGCCAAGCCGACCAATTCGACCCCGCGCGCCCGTCCGGCCTCGCGCCCGGCGCCGCGCCGCGTTGCCAGTCCCTCTTCCGGCCTTTCCGGCATGGGTGGCGCTGCCAAGATGCGCTCCTCCATGCCGCGCCCGCAATCTGTGGGCGCCACGGCCCTGGCGCATGATCCGCAGCTGGAAGCCGACCTCTATGTCGCGCCTGCCGTGGCCGAGCTCTTCATTCCCGAAGACAAGCGCCTCAACCTGCTGCAGCTCAACGAGCATACCTGCAAGTGGCCGATCGGCGATCCGCTGACCAAGGACTTCTACTTCTGCGGCCAGCATAGCCTCGAAACCGGCCCCTATTGCGAATTCCACTCGCGCCGGGCCTACCACCAGGTCGACAAGAAGCGGCGCTAG
- a CDS encoding Hsp33 family molecular chaperone, with amino-acid sequence MSENLMSALGLDRPESGDDTVVPFTLDQLDTRGRSVRLGEALDTILSRHNYPAPVARLLGEAVLLAALIGSSLKFEGKFIMQTQTDGPVNLLVVDFDAPDGLRGYARFDHDAVLKAAEEGRIQPGELLGKGHLAMTIDQGPNTERYQGIVALEGNSLEEVAHTYFMQSEQIPTQVRLAVAEFTRKGDHRPHWRAGGVLIQHLPEHGMSQMADLPGDGNFDNPETADPDFEEADGWTEARVMLATVDDLELADPDLSSERLLFRLYHETGVRVFTPLPMVERCTCSADRIEDMLATSFTAEDREEMAVNGEIEVVCEFCSTAYHFNPHHFDTKH; translated from the coding sequence ATGAGCGAGAACCTGATGAGTGCCCTCGGGCTCGACCGGCCGGAAAGCGGCGACGACACCGTCGTACCGTTCACCCTCGACCAGCTCGACACGCGCGGTCGTAGCGTGCGGCTGGGCGAGGCGCTGGACACCATCCTCAGCCGCCACAACTATCCCGCCCCGGTCGCCCGCCTGCTCGGCGAGGCGGTGCTGCTGGCCGCCCTGATCGGCTCGTCGCTCAAATTCGAGGGCAAGTTCATCATGCAGACCCAGACCGATGGGCCGGTGAACCTGCTGGTGGTCGATTTCGACGCGCCGGACGGGCTGCGCGGCTATGCGCGCTTCGACCATGATGCGGTGCTCAAAGCTGCCGAAGAGGGGCGCATCCAGCCCGGCGAACTGCTGGGCAAGGGGCACCTGGCCATGACCATCGACCAGGGCCCCAATACCGAGCGCTACCAGGGCATCGTCGCGCTGGAGGGCAATTCGCTGGAAGAGGTGGCCCACACCTATTTCATGCAGTCCGAGCAGATCCCAACCCAGGTTCGCCTGGCGGTGGCCGAGTTCACCCGGAAGGGCGATCACCGGCCGCATTGGCGCGCCGGCGGGGTGCTGATCCAGCACCTGCCAGAGCATGGCATGTCGCAAATGGCGGACCTGCCGGGCGATGGCAATTTCGACAATCCGGAAACCGCCGACCCTGATTTCGAGGAAGCCGATGGCTGGACCGAGGCCAGGGTGATGCTGGCAACGGTCGACGACCTGGAACTGGCCGACCCTGACCTGAGCTCGGAACGGCTGCTGTTCCGGCTCTATCACGAAACGGGCGTGCGGGTGTTCACCCCGCTGCCCATGGTGGAGCGCTGCACCTGCTCTGCGGATCGCATCGAGGACATGCTAGCCACCAGCTTCACCGCCGAGGACCGCGAGGAGATGGCTGTCAACGGCGAGATCGAAGTGGTCTGCGAGTTCTGTTCGACCGCCTATCACTTCAATCCGCATCACTTCGACACCAAGCATTGA
- a CDS encoding helix-turn-helix transcriptional regulator: protein MNADFMSIVEAIQQQTDSAGIREIMYDAIENYGFQRFIISGLPDRGQDVRPFVLLSGWNDEWYERYTSLGYVHLDPVARNCFSTTRPFDWSDAPYDREADLPAHRVMEEARDFGMDEGFCVPIHMEGGMQGVVSLVGGTQELDDKRRLELHMLALYAHGQLRFLNSSRTDLVPRRAITDRESEVLKWVAAGKTAGEIADITGLSARTVNQHCENAQQRLGTNNRVHTVVEAIRHKLIIL, encoded by the coding sequence GTGAACGCCGATTTCATGTCGATTGTCGAGGCAATCCAGCAGCAGACCGATAGTGCTGGCATCCGCGAAATCATGTATGACGCCATCGAGAATTACGGCTTCCAGAGATTCATTATTTCCGGCCTGCCGGATCGTGGCCAGGACGTACGGCCCTTCGTGCTGCTCTCGGGCTGGAACGACGAATGGTACGAGCGTTACACCAGCCTGGGCTATGTGCATCTCGACCCGGTAGCGCGGAACTGCTTTTCCACCACGAGACCGTTTGACTGGTCCGACGCGCCCTATGACCGCGAGGCCGACCTGCCGGCCCACAGGGTGATGGAGGAAGCGCGCGATTTCGGCATGGATGAGGGTTTTTGCGTGCCCATCCATATGGAAGGCGGCATGCAGGGCGTGGTGTCGCTGGTGGGCGGCACGCAGGAACTCGACGACAAAAGACGGCTGGAGCTGCATATGCTGGCGCTCTACGCCCATGGCCAGTTGCGGTTTCTCAACAGCAGCCGCACCGACCTGGTGCCGCGCCGCGCCATTACCGACCGCGAAAGCGAAGTGCTCAAATGGGTGGCGGCCGGCAAGACGGCGGGGGAGATCGCCGATATCACCGGCCTGTCGGCGCGAACGGTGAACCAGCATTGCGAGAATGCGCAGCAGCGGCTGGGCACCAATAACCGGGTGCATACCGTAGTCGAGGCGATCCGGCACAAGCTCATTATACTCTGA
- a CDS encoding MurR/RpiR family transcriptional regulator: protein MEGKSVAGRIHDAIHRLTAAEKRAARGLLGSYPTLGLAPVAEFAQQAGASSATVLRFVSALGYKSYPDFQRALREELEERSKSPLQRSAAGDIRADGDAQFLDRFAAQAVDNLRGSAALIPASEFEAVCTRLAENRGACYLAGGRFTDFLAGYMEAHLRVIRPGVRRLDGRPATRADQMIDVKPGDLAIIFDVRRYDPSLIDVATELAARRAQIVLITDEWMSPVSRFAKLVLPCRTEMGRTWDANGSLFTLAEAVIARTTELSWPTASKRIGSIEAE, encoded by the coding sequence ATGGAAGGAAAATCGGTTGCCGGGCGTATCCACGATGCGATCCACCGGCTGACGGCGGCCGAAAAACGGGCGGCGCGGGGACTGCTGGGCTCGTATCCGACGCTGGGCCTGGCCCCGGTCGCCGAATTCGCACAGCAGGCGGGGGCCAGTTCGGCCACGGTGCTGCGCTTCGTGTCGGCGCTGGGCTACAAATCCTATCCCGATTTCCAGCGCGCCTTGCGCGAGGAGCTGGAGGAACGCTCCAAATCGCCGCTGCAGCGCAGCGCGGCCGGCGATATCAGGGCGGATGGCGATGCGCAGTTCCTCGATCGCTTCGCGGCCCAGGCAGTGGATAATCTGCGTGGCTCGGCGGCGCTGATCCCGGCCTCCGAATTCGAAGCGGTCTGCACGCGGCTCGCCGAGAACCGGGGCGCTTGCTATCTTGCCGGCGGACGCTTCACCGATTTTCTGGCCGGTTACATGGAGGCCCATCTGCGGGTGATCCGGCCGGGGGTGCGGCGGCTCGATGGCCGGCCGGCAACGCGGGCCGACCAGATGATCGACGTGAAGCCGGGAGACCTGGCGATCATCTTCGACGTGCGGCGCTACGATCCGAGCCTGATCGACGTGGCCACCGAACTGGCGGCGCGGCGGGCGCAGATCGTGCTCATCACCGACGAGTGGATGAGTCCGGTGAGCCGCTTCGCCAAGCTGGTGCTGCCCTGCCGGACGGAAATGGGCCGCACCTGGGACGCCAATGGTTCGCTGTTCACACTGGCCGAAGCGGTGATCGCCCGGACCACGGAACTGAGCTGGCCCACGGCCAGCAAGCGGATCGGGAGTATCGAGGCGGAGTAG
- a CDS encoding acyl-homoserine-lactone synthase, whose product MYSIRAPADRYSIDLLERNFRLRHTIFVDMQGWEAIRRPDRRDVDAFDTEDATHLLLLDGDELVGGSRFTPLDKPNLLQTVFPGLVQGAFPASPSLGADWTRFYVRPDRREGRRRAPESAALFCAMMEYALLEGYCFITFVSTIYMLEHGVSMGWHITPLGAPALIDGKPTLAAWIEVSEEALANVRRVTGQTAPMLAERGVIHQSLPMPAAARH is encoded by the coding sequence GTGTATTCGATCCGCGCACCAGCGGACCGCTATTCTATTGACCTGCTGGAGCGCAATTTCCGGCTGAGACACACGATTTTCGTCGATATGCAGGGCTGGGAGGCGATCCGTCGCCCCGACCGGCGCGATGTCGATGCCTTCGACACCGAGGATGCGACCCACCTCCTGCTGCTCGATGGCGACGAGCTGGTCGGCGGCTCCCGCTTCACCCCGCTCGATAAACCGAACTTGCTGCAGACTGTCTTTCCCGGACTAGTGCAAGGAGCTTTCCCTGCCTCACCCTCGCTTGGGGCCGACTGGACGCGCTTTTACGTGCGACCCGATCGACGCGAGGGACGGCGGCGCGCGCCGGAGTCTGCAGCCCTTTTCTGCGCGATGATGGAATATGCCCTGCTGGAGGGCTATTGCTTCATCACTTTCGTCTCGACCATCTACATGCTCGAGCATGGCGTGAGCATGGGCTGGCACATCACGCCGCTGGGCGCGCCCGCGCTGATCGACGGCAAGCCCACTCTGGCTGCCTGGATCGAGGTGAGCGAGGAGGCGCTGGCCAATGTCCGTCGCGTTACGGGGCAAACCGCGCCCATGCTCGCCGAGCGCGGCGTGATCCATCAATCTCTGCCGATGCCGGCAGCCGCCCGCCACTGA
- the ppk2 gene encoding polyphosphate kinase 2: MTAERQRRDSMTDPFTGFDLENPDLPKAIKKHAMASGNYPYEDKLDSDSYEEQMYQLQKQLVSLQAHLAESGERVMIVFEGRDAAGKGGTIKRYLENLNPRYNIIAALPKPNNRESTQWYFQRYVDWFPAAGETVLFDRSWYNRAGVEPVMGFCTPEQTEHFLEEAPEFEKRITRDGIHLFKFWLSIGREMQLKRFHDRRHDPLKVWKLSPVDLEALGKWDAYSDAADTMLTRTDSKHAPWTVIRANDKRRSRLNVIRTVLDRLDYKGKDGKAIGEVDNKIVLSAKDFLHHDGEE; encoded by the coding sequence ATGACAGCGGAGAGACAGCGGAGAGACAGCATGACCGATCCCTTTACCGGCTTCGACCTTGAAAATCCCGACCTGCCCAAAGCCATCAAGAAGCACGCCATGGCCTCGGGCAACTATCCATACGAAGATAAGCTCGATAGCGACAGCTATGAAGAGCAGATGTATCAATTGCAGAAGCAATTGGTGTCGCTGCAGGCTCACCTCGCTGAAAGCGGCGAGCGCGTGATGATCGTCTTCGAGGGGCGCGACGCTGCCGGCAAGGGCGGCACCATCAAGCGCTATCTCGAAAATCTCAATCCCCGCTACAATATCATCGCCGCCCTGCCCAAGCCCAACAACCGGGAAAGCACGCAGTGGTATTTCCAGCGCTATGTCGACTGGTTCCCCGCTGCCGGGGAGACCGTGCTGTTCGACCGCTCCTGGTATAACCGGGCCGGCGTCGAGCCCGTCATGGGCTTCTGCACGCCCGAACAGACCGAGCATTTCCTCGAGGAAGCGCCCGAATTCGAGAAGCGCATCACCCGCGACGGCATCCACCTGTTCAAGTTCTGGCTCTCCATCGGCCGCGAAATGCAGCTCAAGCGGTTTCATGACCGCCGGCACGATCCGCTGAAAGTCTGGAAACTCTCGCCGGTCGATCTGGAAGCCCTGGGCAAATGGGATGCCTATTCCGATGCCGCCGACACCATGCTTACCCGGACCGACAGCAAGCACGCGCCCTGGACGGTGATCCGCGCCAATGACAAGCGCCGCAGCCGCCTCAACGTCATCCGCACGGTGCTCGACCGGCTGGACTACAAGGGCAAGGACGGCAAGGCCATTGGCGAAGTCGACAACAAGATCGTGCTGAGCGCAAAGGACTTTTTGCACCACGACGGGGAGGAGTAG
- a CDS encoding TRAP transporter small permease subunit → MPQPIVFFVTWVDRINRLAGRFAMAIFFVMAAIMLWSTIARTVFGTPVNWALEMTQFLLSAYYLLGGAYAFQHGAHVRMDLFYDRLPLRGKAVLDAITLLAVIFFLVVLLWGGLSSTQYAIQYGQKNYSAWSPLLWPVKVAMSLGIFLMLLQVIAQLFRDIAQAMGRPIS, encoded by the coding sequence GTGCCACAGCCGATAGTCTTCTTCGTTACATGGGTCGATCGCATCAACCGCCTGGCCGGGCGGTTTGCGATGGCGATCTTTTTCGTGATGGCCGCGATCATGCTCTGGTCGACCATAGCCCGCACCGTGTTCGGAACGCCGGTCAACTGGGCGCTGGAAATGACCCAGTTCCTGCTCTCGGCCTATTACCTGCTGGGCGGCGCCTATGCCTTCCAGCATGGGGCGCATGTCCGTATGGACCTGTTCTACGACCGGCTTCCCCTGCGCGGGAAGGCGGTACTCGACGCGATCACCCTGCTGGCCGTTATCTTCTTCCTCGTGGTCCTGCTCTGGGGCGGCCTTTCGAGCACGCAATATGCCATCCAGTATGGCCAGAAGAACTATTCCGCCTGGTCGCCTCTGCTCTGGCCCGTCAAGGTCGCCATGAGCCTGGGCATCTTCCTCATGCTCCTTCAGGTCATCGCGCAATTGTTCCGGGACATTGCCCAGGCCATGGGTAGGCCCATTTCATGA
- the argF gene encoding ornithine carbamoyltransferase, translating into MTSTGTPRHFLSIDDFTYPELRGMLDTAASLKARLKEGDRPQPLKDKVLAMIFERQSTRTRVSFDVGMRQLGGETIMLSGQEMQLSREETLEDTAKVMSRYVDAIMIRILSHADLLELAEGATVPVINGLTRRAHPCQIMADLQTFEEYRGNIKGAKVAWVGDSNNVLHSWVNAAELFECDLTIATPEEYSPEKDLMDDIRRAGDRVRLIEDPREAVEGADLVITDTWVSMGDVDAAERRRVLKPYQVNTNLMGLAAKDALFMHCLPAHRGDEVTDEVIDGPQSVVFDEAENRLHAQKAILCWAFGVDVN; encoded by the coding sequence ATGACCTCGACCGGCACCCCAAGGCATTTTCTATCGATCGACGATTTCACCTATCCCGAATTGCGCGGCATGCTCGACACCGCCGCCTCGCTCAAGGCACGCCTCAAGGAAGGGGATCGCCCCCAGCCGCTCAAGGACAAGGTCCTGGCGATGATCTTCGAGCGGCAATCCACCCGGACCCGCGTCAGCTTCGATGTCGGCATGCGCCAGCTCGGCGGCGAGACTATCATGCTGTCCGGCCAGGAAATGCAGCTGAGCCGCGAAGAGACGCTGGAAGACACGGCCAAGGTGATGAGCCGCTATGTCGACGCCATCATGATCCGCATCCTCAGCCATGCCGACCTGCTCGAACTGGCCGAAGGCGCCACCGTGCCTGTGATCAACGGGCTGACGCGTCGCGCCCATCCCTGCCAGATCATGGCGGACCTGCAGACCTTCGAGGAATATCGCGGCAATATCAAAGGCGCCAAGGTGGCCTGGGTCGGTGACAGCAATAATGTGCTGCATTCCTGGGTGAATGCGGCCGAGCTGTTCGAATGCGACCTGACCATCGCGACGCCGGAAGAATACAGCCCCGAAAAGGACCTGATGGACGATATCCGCCGGGCCGGCGATCGGGTCCGGCTGATCGAGGATCCGCGCGAAGCGGTCGAGGGCGCCGATCTGGTTATCACCGACACCTGGGTGTCGATGGGCGACGTGGACGCGGCCGAGCGCCGGCGGGTCTTGAAACCCTACCAGGTCAACACCAATTTGATGGGCTTGGCGGCCAAGGACGCCCTCTTCATGCACTGCCTGCCCGCCCATCGCGGCGACGAGGTGACCGACGAAGTGATCGACGGTCCCCAATCGGTGGTGTTCGACGAGGCCGAAAACCGCCTCCACGCGCAGAAAGCCATCCTGTGCTGGGCCTTCGGGGTCGACGTCAACTAA